The Kitasatospora sp. NBC_00374 genome has a segment encoding these proteins:
- a CDS encoding Kelch repeat-containing protein: MGGLAATSENPTPTDVALTDAMEAYDPAAGTWTAAAPLPTARVGLAAVTGRDGRIYAIGGSPNEQFPPSDVVEVYTPGTDTWETAAPLPIPLADVSATTDSAGNIYAFGGDVTEIYDADTKTWKTAPPMPTPRERAVVTAGTDDRIYVIGGFPASGDAAGPLRTVEVYTPATGRWSSAASLPHPAGQAAGVTALDGRIFVFGGNPDDGAAPSAAAYVYSPATDDWATVTPMPRPRNTHSAAIGPDGRIYLVGGDQGTTDAELGVLRNVDAYTP, encoded by the coding sequence ATGGGCGGACTCGCGGCCACGAGCGAGAACCCCACGCCGACCGACGTCGCCCTCACCGACGCCATGGAGGCGTACGACCCGGCCGCCGGGACGTGGACCGCGGCGGCTCCGCTGCCGACCGCACGGGTGGGCCTCGCGGCCGTCACCGGACGGGACGGACGGATCTACGCCATCGGCGGTAGCCCGAACGAACAGTTCCCCCCCTCCGACGTGGTCGAGGTGTACACCCCCGGCACCGACACCTGGGAGACCGCCGCGCCGCTGCCCATCCCGCTGGCGGACGTCAGCGCTACGACCGACTCGGCGGGGAACATCTACGCCTTCGGCGGAGATGTGACGGAGATCTACGACGCGGACACGAAGACGTGGAAGACGGCGCCTCCGATGCCGACACCGCGCGAACGCGCGGTGGTCACCGCCGGGACTGATGACCGGATCTACGTCATCGGCGGCTTTCCCGCCTCCGGCGATGCGGCCGGTCCGCTGCGAACGGTCGAGGTCTACACACCGGCCACCGGCCGGTGGAGCAGCGCCGCATCCCTCCCGCACCCAGCCGGCCAGGCCGCAGGAGTGACGGCTCTGGACGGCCGCATCTTCGTCTTCGGCGGCAACCCGGACGACGGCGCGGCACCCAGCGCCGCGGCATACGTCTACAGCCCTGCGACGGACGACTGGGCGACGGTGACGCCGATGCCCCGGCCCAGGAACACCCATTCCGCGGCGATCGGCCCCGACGGCCGGATCTACCTGGTCGGCGGCGACCAGGGCACCACGGACGCCGAACTCGGTGTGCTGCGGAACGTCGACGCCTACACGCCGTGA
- a CDS encoding ZIP family metal transporter, with amino-acid sequence MSGPQIALLGAIAGLTIYLGLPIGRMRNPAPRLRAALNAVAIGVLLFLLWDVLTAAWEPTDSALGDHHWITAVSGGLVLTAGLALGLLGLVYYDRWIARRRHPPVLPSDGPGASAVPEELASRSRSRAASLALMIATGIGLHNFAEGLAIGNSAAAGEISLALLLVIGFGLHNATEGFGIVAPLAAEGERPSWGFLALLGLIGGGPTFVGTLVGQQVVNEFLSVAFLGLAAGSILYVIIELLAVARRAAMKELTTWMILLGLLLGFATDAVIIAAGV; translated from the coding sequence ATGTCCGGTCCGCAGATCGCCCTGCTGGGTGCCATCGCCGGTCTCACCATCTACCTCGGGCTTCCGATCGGCCGGATGCGAAACCCCGCTCCGCGCCTGAGGGCAGCGCTCAATGCGGTCGCCATCGGCGTCCTGCTCTTCCTGCTCTGGGATGTTCTCACCGCCGCGTGGGAACCGACCGACTCGGCGCTGGGCGACCACCACTGGATCACCGCCGTCAGTGGCGGCCTGGTGCTCACCGCCGGGCTGGCCCTCGGGCTTCTCGGCCTGGTGTACTACGACCGGTGGATCGCCCGGCGCCGGCACCCGCCGGTTCTGCCGTCCGACGGGCCGGGAGCGTCGGCCGTCCCGGAGGAACTGGCCTCGCGGTCCCGTTCCCGAGCCGCGAGCCTGGCCCTGATGATCGCCACCGGTATCGGCCTGCACAACTTCGCCGAGGGCTTGGCCATCGGCAACTCCGCCGCGGCGGGCGAGATCTCCCTCGCCCTCCTGCTGGTCATCGGCTTCGGCCTGCACAACGCGACCGAGGGCTTCGGGATCGTCGCCCCGCTTGCCGCCGAGGGCGAGCGCCCGTCCTGGGGATTCCTCGCGTTGCTCGGTCTCATCGGCGGCGGCCCGACCTTCGTCGGCACTCTCGTGGGCCAGCAGGTGGTGAACGAATTCCTCAGCGTCGCGTTCCTGGGGCTCGCCGCCGGCTCCATCCTCTACGTGATCATCGAGCTCCTCGCCGTCGCCCGCCGCGCGGCCATGAAGGAGCTGACCACGTGGATGATCCTGCTGGGGCTCCTGCTCGGCTTCGCCACGGACGCCGTGATCATCGCCGCCGGTGTGTGA
- a CDS encoding cutinase family protein: MKRAEAGIPEPLTGEAGLPPGLHANELNGAKVAVDHIRTQAALCPNQRLVVAGYSEGAWVLGDALADTELRPLYPRIDKVLLFGDPMFDSDSPAVHAAPGQGPPRQALGAAARALGPRQPSYVPAELEDRSQSYCWSGSGQVDPVCATFGGRPGQRASSPGDPVTPQEWAGAMRVCGSGIEIITQLADCGHLKYADGLSGSFHPRRFDITVSSTTAGWRDTGLHVTKGQTVTIKPVAGSWTVDRRMFDRVGIRGYPADTDHAVAPGCKIADSGAYGQLLAAVGTEGSDVADVAGVEFPAHEAAGGTYTADADGTLFVRINDQDRCLGDNVGLVTVTVTEEVVT; the protein is encoded by the coding sequence GTGAAGCGGGCCGAGGCAGGTATTCCGGAGCCATTGACCGGTGAGGCCGGGCTGCCACCGGGCCTGCACGCCAACGAGCTGAACGGCGCCAAGGTCGCGGTTGACCACATCAGGACGCAGGCCGCGCTCTGCCCGAACCAGCGGCTCGTCGTCGCGGGCTACTCCGAGGGCGCTTGGGTCCTCGGCGACGCGCTGGCGGACACCGAACTGAGGCCGCTCTACCCTCGCATCGACAAGGTCTTGCTGTTCGGCGACCCCATGTTCGACAGCGACTCGCCGGCCGTGCACGCAGCACCCGGTCAGGGACCTCCTCGGCAGGCCCTCGGCGCCGCAGCCCGAGCGCTCGGACCACGTCAGCCCTCCTACGTGCCCGCCGAGCTGGAGGACCGCTCCCAGTCCTACTGCTGGAGCGGCTCGGGCCAGGTCGACCCCGTCTGCGCCACCTTCGGGGGACGGCCGGGTCAGCGCGCCTCCTCACCGGGCGACCCAGTCACCCCACAGGAGTGGGCCGGTGCGATGCGCGTCTGCGGATCGGGAATCGAGATCATCACCCAACTGGCGGACTGCGGGCATCTGAAGTACGCCGACGGCCTCAGTGGCAGCTTCCACCCCCGGAGGTTCGACATCACCGTCAGCTCGACCACGGCAGGTTGGCGGGATACCGGACTGCACGTCACAAAGGGGCAGACGGTGACGATCAAGCCGGTCGCCGGTTCCTGGACAGTCGACCGCCGGATGTTCGATCGGGTCGGCATCCGGGGATATCCGGCAGACACCGACCACGCCGTCGCCCCGGGATGCAAGATCGCCGACAGCGGAGCGTACGGCCAACTCCTCGCCGCCGTCGGTACCGAGGGCTCCGACGTGGCTGATGTCGCAGGCGTCGAGTTCCCGGCACACGAAGCTGCGGGCGGCACGTACACAGCCGACGCCGACGGAACGCTCTTCGTTCGGATCAACGATCAGGATCGCTGCCTGGGAGACAACGTCGGCCTCGTCACCGTCACCGTGACCGAGGAGGTGGTGACCTGA